A single region of the Thermithiobacillus tepidarius DSM 3134 genome encodes:
- the gspD gene encoding type II secretion system secretin GspD yields MRRSRAGGATVIGASVRRGLAAAFLAGGLWASLAWGAQDRVTLNFQNAEIESVVKMMSQVTGRNFLLDPRVKGTVTIVSSTPIPREQAYQVFLSALRVQGFAAVEGRGVTKILPEADAKLAATPLFRNGAPRGGGDQIITQIYQLHYESATQLVPVLRPLISPNNYLAAYAATNTLVITDYADNVRRISQIIASIDQPSSGADVIAIRLRYASALDMAQLVSRLMADVSAPGGVQGVPGTPGAPVPAGTESPGARLSIVPDLRTNSLLVRTDNPGLLTRLRGLVATLDVPASGAGNIHVVYLRNAEAVKLADVLRGLLSGETRTSTASGTGTPSLGTTPTTTGTTTGTTMGSTSYASLGAVGGGPAARLSSPEAVMVQADEATNSLIITAPDGIYNALRGVIEKLDVRRAQVYVEALIAEVTEEKAAEFGIQWQAINNLGSGVFGGTNFNQGTNTNILNIAGNPAGVGAGLNLGYINGTLTLPNGTRILNLGALARALESDANANILSTPNLMTLDNAEAKIVVAQNVPFVTGSYAQATSTGTGAAVNPFQTIERRDVGLTLKIKPQISEGGGVKLQIYQEVSSLARSVASDIRPADIVTNKRSLESTVRVDDGDIVVLGGLIQDDLGDNQQAVPILGKIPVLGNLFRYNSRRHTKTNLMVFLRPYVIRDPLAAQAVTSDRYEYIRGQQVQMPVESHPVLPYITPPQLPPFKVNPPAPLSQGRNAPAPVPAPAAPPAEAGARPQ; encoded by the coding sequence GTGCGCCGCAGTCGAGCCGGGGGAGCGACGGTGATCGGCGCCAGCGTGAGGCGGGGGCTGGCGGCGGCATTCCTGGCGGGCGGCCTGTGGGCTTCGCTGGCCTGGGGCGCACAAGATCGGGTCACGCTGAACTTCCAGAACGCCGAGATCGAAAGCGTGGTCAAAATGATGTCCCAGGTAACGGGGCGCAATTTTCTCCTCGATCCGCGCGTGAAGGGCACCGTCACCATCGTTTCCAGCACGCCGATCCCGCGTGAGCAGGCTTACCAGGTCTTCCTGTCGGCCCTGCGGGTGCAGGGTTTCGCGGCGGTGGAGGGGCGCGGCGTGACCAAGATCCTGCCCGAGGCGGACGCCAAGCTCGCGGCCACGCCGCTGTTCCGGAACGGTGCGCCGCGCGGCGGCGGCGACCAGATCATCACCCAGATCTATCAGCTGCATTACGAGTCGGCCACCCAACTGGTGCCGGTGCTCCGTCCGCTGATCTCGCCCAACAACTACCTGGCGGCCTACGCGGCTACCAATACCCTGGTGATCACCGATTACGCCGACAACGTACGGCGCATCAGCCAGATCATCGCCAGCATCGACCAGCCCAGCAGCGGCGCCGACGTGATCGCGATCCGGCTGCGCTACGCCTCCGCCCTGGATATGGCGCAGCTGGTGTCGCGCCTGATGGCCGACGTGTCGGCCCCCGGCGGCGTGCAGGGTGTGCCCGGCACGCCCGGCGCGCCGGTGCCCGCCGGCACCGAAAGCCCGGGCGCGCGCCTGTCCATCGTGCCCGACCTGCGGACCAACAGCCTGCTGGTGCGCACGGACAACCCGGGGCTCCTGACCCGCTTGCGCGGCTTGGTGGCCACCCTGGACGTGCCCGCCAGCGGCGCGGGCAACATTCATGTGGTGTACCTGCGCAATGCCGAGGCGGTCAAGCTGGCCGACGTGCTGCGCGGCCTGCTGAGCGGCGAAACGCGGACCAGCACGGCGAGCGGCACCGGCACCCCCTCCCTCGGCACCACGCCGACCACCACGGGCACGACCACGGGCACAACCATGGGCAGCACCAGCTATGCCAGCCTGGGCGCCGTGGGCGGCGGTCCGGCCGCCCGCCTGAGCTCGCCGGAAGCGGTCATGGTGCAGGCGGACGAGGCCACCAACTCGCTCATCATCACGGCGCCGGACGGCATCTACAATGCGCTGCGCGGCGTCATCGAAAAGCTGGACGTGCGCCGGGCGCAGGTCTATGTGGAAGCGCTGATCGCCGAAGTGACCGAGGAGAAGGCGGCGGAGTTCGGCATCCAGTGGCAGGCGATCAACAATCTGGGTTCCGGGGTCTTCGGCGGCACCAATTTCAATCAGGGCACCAACACCAACATTCTGAACATCGCCGGCAATCCGGCCGGCGTGGGCGCCGGTCTGAACCTGGGCTACATCAATGGTACCCTCACCCTGCCGAACGGCACCCGAATCCTGAACCTGGGAGCGCTGGCGCGGGCTCTGGAGTCGGACGCCAACGCCAACATCCTGTCCACGCCCAACCTGATGACCCTGGACAACGCCGAGGCCAAGATCGTGGTGGCGCAGAACGTGCCATTCGTGACCGGCAGCTATGCCCAGGCCACCAGCACCGGCACCGGCGCGGCGGTCAATCCCTTCCAGACCATCGAGCGCCGGGACGTGGGCCTGACCCTGAAGATCAAGCCGCAGATCAGCGAGGGCGGCGGCGTGAAGCTGCAGATCTACCAGGAGGTGTCCAGCCTGGCGCGCTCCGTGGCCTCGGACATCCGTCCCGCCGACATCGTGACCAACAAGCGTTCGCTGGAATCCACGGTGCGCGTGGACGATGGCGACATCGTGGTGCTGGGCGGGCTGATTCAGGACGATCTGGGCGACAATCAGCAGGCCGTGCCCATCCTCGGCAAGATCCCGGTGCTGGGCAATCTGTTCCGCTACAACAGCCGCCGGCACACCAAGACCAATTTGATGGTCTTCCTGCGGCCCTACGTGATCCGCGATCCGCTGGCGGCCCAGGCGGTGACCTCGGACCGCTACGAGTACATCCGCGGCCAGCAGGTGCAGATGCCGGTGGAAAGTCATCCGGTGCTGCCTTACATTACGCCGCCCCAGTTGCCGCCCTTCAAGGTCAACCCGCCGGCACCCCTGTCCCAGGGCCGCAACGCGCCCGCGCCGGTGCCGGCCCCGGCCGCCCCGCCCGCGGAGGCGGGCGCCAGGCCGCAATGA
- a CDS encoding type II secretion system protein N, whose amino-acid sequence MPQFSNISMSRARALRERLPALLSPRAGLPGWVLAAPLLLVLAAQLAHWTWIFAAPEAPVPAPAGGQPAVELNTGPIVQAALFGQSAQQADAAATAPPVSLQLRGAYASSGGRPGFAILLVDGKEEAVRVGAEIVPGVVLADVQPKRVLISRGGAEEELVFEEAPGGGTGAPSAEGGQGGAGNASVTLPRALFEGAINNPGQWISAGQLAPNPGGGLKVVAVTAGGLYEKLGLQAGDVVQAVNGQNVASPEQALSMVRNAAASGVIQLSLLRGGAVQQVSYTLN is encoded by the coding sequence ATGCCGCAATTTTCTAACATATCTATGTCGCGCGCGCGTGCCCTGCGGGAGCGCCTGCCCGCCCTGCTGTCGCCGCGGGCCGGGCTGCCGGGCTGGGTGCTGGCTGCGCCGTTGCTGCTGGTGCTGGCCGCGCAGCTGGCGCACTGGACGTGGATCTTCGCGGCTCCCGAAGCGCCGGTGCCGGCGCCTGCGGGTGGCCAGCCGGCGGTCGAGCTGAACACCGGGCCCATCGTGCAGGCCGCCCTTTTCGGCCAGTCCGCCCAGCAGGCGGACGCGGCCGCGACGGCGCCGCCCGTGTCCCTGCAGCTGCGCGGCGCCTACGCCAGTAGCGGCGGCCGGCCGGGCTTCGCCATTCTGCTGGTCGACGGCAAGGAAGAGGCGGTGCGGGTCGGCGCCGAGATCGTGCCAGGCGTGGTGCTGGCGGACGTGCAGCCCAAGCGCGTCCTGATCAGCCGCGGTGGCGCGGAGGAGGAGCTGGTCTTCGAAGAAGCGCCGGGCGGCGGGACGGGCGCGCCGTCGGCGGAGGGCGGGCAGGGCGGGGCGGGCAACGCGTCCGTCACCCTGCCCCGCGCCCTGTTCGAAGGCGCCATCAACAATCCCGGCCAGTGGATCAGCGCCGGCCAGCTGGCGCCCAATCCGGGCGGCGGCTTGAAGGTGGTCGCTGTGACGGCGGGCGGGCTCTATGAAAAGCTGGGTCTGCAGGCCGGCGACGTGGTACAGGCCGTGAACGGCCAGAACGTGGCCAGTCCCGAACAGGCGCTGAGCATGGTGCGCAATGCCGCGGCGTCGGGCGTGATCCAGCTTTCCCTGTTGCGTGGGGGCGCCGTCCAGCAGGTGAGTTACACACTCAACTAA
- a CDS encoding phosphate/phosphite/phosphonate ABC transporter substrate-binding protein has translation MSYQFTVDPNYSGKNLPGWYLMNTYLQRRLGLPLRFTPFSTFDEARTAVMAGDFDLVYANPFDAVQYIQRLGFQSLAKPAEHFDEVLLASNADGGLRDYAGLPAEIRVASASDKTLIHMVGLFLLDKAEIDRARLRFEYTGSYQGVIKALIQGKADIGFVFNEVYDAASDVIRRRLHAIDRSDDAFAFHSFCISPRLSEHAEAIRGLLLGMQADEAGARLLEDIGFKGFEAVSQEEIECLSTLAEEYVSGHEAIDLASTSSIALDASAFVIAREDEAV, from the coding sequence ATGAGCTATCAATTCACCGTTGATCCCAATTATTCGGGCAAGAACCTGCCCGGCTGGTATCTGATGAACACCTATCTGCAGCGGCGCCTGGGCCTGCCGCTGCGCTTCACGCCCTTCAGCACCTTCGATGAGGCGCGGACGGCGGTCATGGCCGGCGACTTCGATCTGGTCTACGCCAACCCCTTCGATGCCGTGCAGTACATCCAGCGCCTGGGCTTCCAGTCCCTGGCCAAGCCCGCCGAGCATTTCGACGAGGTGCTGCTGGCCAGCAATGCCGACGGCGGGCTGCGGGACTACGCCGGCCTGCCGGCGGAGATCCGCGTCGCCTCGGCCTCGGACAAGACGCTCATCCACATGGTCGGGCTCTTTCTGCTGGACAAGGCGGAAATCGACCGGGCGCGGCTGCGCTTCGAATACACGGGCAGCTACCAGGGAGTGATCAAAGCCCTGATCCAGGGCAAGGCGGACATCGGCTTCGTCTTCAACGAGGTGTACGACGCCGCCTCCGACGTGATCCGCCGCCGGCTGCACGCCATCGACCGTTCCGACGATGCCTTCGCCTTCCACTCCTTCTGCATCAGCCCGCGCTTGAGCGAGCACGCCGAGGCCATCCGCGGCCTGCTGCTCGGCATGCAGGCGGACGAGGCCGGCGCCCGCCTGCTGGAAGACATCGGCTTTAAGGGCTTCGAGGCGGTCAGCCAGGAAGAGATCGAGTGCCTTTCCACCCTGGCCGAGGAATATGTCAGCGGCCACGAGGCCATCGATTTGGCCTCCACCTCCAGCATCGCGCTGGATGCCTCCGCCTTCGTCATCGCCCGCGAGGATGAGGCGGTCTGA
- a CDS encoding SCP2 sterol-binding domain-containing protein, which yields MKFMSPEWMSAVARQWNAHEEMQSMLKNFSATIEYGIEDRPDIHPVMMFVKSGKAIYAGPSDGRGRDFIISARLENWQKLISGAMSGKVGLMTKRINFKGSMMTAMKYMTPFNIHMSIMGEIPADFDV from the coding sequence ATGAAATTCATGAGTCCCGAGTGGATGAGTGCCGTTGCCCGGCAGTGGAACGCGCATGAAGAAATGCAGAGCATGCTGAAGAACTTCAGCGCCACCATCGAGTACGGCATCGAGGACCGTCCCGACATCCATCCCGTCATGATGTTCGTCAAAAGCGGCAAGGCCATCTACGCCGGACCCTCCGACGGCCGCGGCCGCGATTTCATCATCAGCGCCAGGCTGGAAAACTGGCAGAAGCTGATCAGCGGCGCCATGAGCGGCAAGGTGGGCCTGATGACCAAGCGCATCAATTTCAAGGGCTCCATGATGACCGCCATGAAATACATGACGCCCTTCAACATCCACATGAGCATCATGGGTGAGATTCCCGCCGATTTCGACGTTTAG
- a CDS encoding tRNA threonylcarbamoyladenosine dehydratase, with the protein MSHPLIRTEILLGPEGLEDLAGKHVLIAGVGGVGGAAAEAIARSGVGEITLIDHDVVSLSNLNRQVVALHSTLGQPKTEVMAARIRDINPHCRVHARTEFLHKDQAAAFVAAGNFDFVLDCIDSLSCKTALVAACLTQGVPVASSMGAGGRLDVTQVRVASLNQTRMCALAREMRANLRKLGIPANYPVIYSEEQPLPPLPPQPLDGPIPSRPRAVNGTISYMPALFGTMLAGVAVKALTGGRRQEA; encoded by the coding sequence GTGAGCCATCCCCTGATTCGCACGGAAATTCTGCTCGGTCCCGAGGGCCTGGAGGACCTGGCCGGCAAGCACGTCCTCATCGCCGGCGTCGGCGGCGTCGGCGGTGCGGCCGCCGAGGCCATCGCCCGCAGCGGCGTGGGCGAGATCACGCTGATCGATCACGACGTGGTCAGCCTGTCCAACCTGAACCGCCAGGTAGTGGCCCTGCACTCCACCCTGGGCCAGCCGAAGACGGAGGTGATGGCGGCGCGCATCCGGGACATCAATCCGCACTGCCGGGTGCATGCCCGCACCGAGTTCCTGCACAAGGACCAGGCGGCGGCGTTCGTGGCGGCGGGCAATTTCGACTTCGTGCTCGACTGCATCGACAGCCTGTCCTGCAAGACGGCGCTGGTGGCCGCCTGCCTGACCCAGGGCGTGCCGGTGGCCTCCAGCATGGGCGCGGGCGGGCGGCTGGACGTGACCCAGGTGCGGGTGGCCAGCCTCAACCAGACCCGCATGTGCGCGCTGGCGCGGGAAATGCGCGCCAACCTGCGCAAGCTGGGCATCCCGGCCAATTATCCGGTGATCTACTCGGAGGAGCAGCCGCTTCCGCCGCTGCCGCCCCAGCCGCTGGACGGGCCGATTCCGAGCCGGCCGCGCGCGGTGAACGGCACCATCTCCTACATGCCGGCCCTGTTCGGCACCATGCTGGCCGGGGTGGCGGTCAAAGCCTTGACCGGGGGGCGGCGCCAGGAGGCATGA
- a CDS encoding TatD family hydrolase, with product MHLIDSHSHFDDDSFDADRGAALTRARAAGVVAQVVPAVNARLWPRLREVCAAHPGLYPAYGLHPICLADHDRADLDQLAAWIEQERPVAVGEIGLDYYIEELDRDAQREYFLAQLGIARDARLPVVVHARHAVEDTYQLLRRFPTVRGVVHSFAGSEQQARRLIDLGYCLGFGGPVTYARANRLRTLVQRLPLESILLETDSPDQPGAQHRGERNEPARITEVLREVARLRDEDPAHVAAATYANTVRLFDLGVASQ from the coding sequence ATGCATCTCATCGACAGCCACTCCCATTTCGACGACGACAGCTTCGACGCCGACCGGGGCGCGGCTTTGACGCGGGCGCGGGCAGCCGGGGTGGTGGCGCAGGTGGTGCCGGCGGTGAATGCGCGCCTATGGCCGCGCCTGCGCGAGGTCTGTGCGGCGCACCCCGGCCTGTACCCGGCCTATGGCCTGCATCCCATCTGTCTGGCGGACCACGACCGCGCGGATCTGGACCAACTGGCGGCCTGGATCGAGCAGGAGCGGCCGGTGGCGGTGGGAGAGATCGGACTGGACTACTACATCGAGGAGCTGGACCGCGACGCCCAGCGCGAGTATTTCCTGGCCCAGCTCGGCATCGCCCGCGACGCGCGCCTGCCGGTGGTGGTGCACGCCCGCCATGCGGTGGAGGACACTTACCAGCTGCTGCGCCGCTTCCCCACCGTGCGCGGGGTGGTGCACAGCTTTGCCGGCAGCGAGCAGCAGGCCCGGCGCCTCATCGACCTGGGCTACTGCCTGGGCTTTGGCGGGCCCGTGACCTACGCGCGCGCCAACCGGCTGCGCACCCTGGTGCAGCGGCTGCCGCTGGAGAGCATTCTGCTGGAGACCGATTCCCCCGACCAGCCGGGGGCGCAGCACCGGGGCGAGCGCAACGAGCCCGCCCGGATCACCGAGGTGCTGCGGGAGGTGGCGCGGCTGCGCGACGAGGACCCGGCGCACGTCGCCGCCGCCACCTATGCCAACACCGTTCGTTTATTCGACCTTGGAGTAGCATCGCAGTGA